One genomic window of Solanum dulcamara chromosome 10, daSolDulc1.2, whole genome shotgun sequence includes the following:
- the LOC129871475 gene encoding uncharacterized protein LOC129871475 — protein sequence MHPMGQGIHISAGHGRGRGGTSSVSGPSNHIYALASRWDQQASPNVVTGILSIFSRDIYALIDLGSTLSYVSPFVDGRVGIKPESIDPFEIATSVGDSIRVKQGYKNCSVSICGCYTLADLLELDMTVFDVIIGMDWLSSCYANIDCRNKVVRLQLPNEPIIEWLGNTTLSRGKFISYLKARKMVRKGYIYYLVRVHYLEIEVLTFQSVPVVNEYPDVFADELPGLPPEWEIEFTVDVLLDTQPISIPP from the coding sequence ATGCACCCTATGGGGCAGGGTATTCATATATCagcaggccatggtagaggccgtggtggaACTTCCAGTGTTAGCGGTCCTTCAAATCACATCTATGCCTTAGCTAGCCGATGGGATCAACAGGCgtcaccaaatgtggttacaggtatattatcaatcttctctcgagatatatatgcattgatagatctagGCTCCACTTTATCATATGTATCTCCCTTTGTTGATGGTAGAGTGGGAATAAAACCCGAATCAATAGACCCGTTTGAGATAGCTACATCGGTAGGAGACTCTATTAGAGTAAAGCAAGGATACAAAAATTGCTCAGTGAGTATATGTGGTTGTtataccttggctgatttgctGGAATTAGATATGACGGTGTTCGACGTTATTAtaggtatggactggttatcttcttgttatgctaacATTGATTGTAGAAACAAAGTAGTTCGGTTGCAGCTCCCAAATGAGCCAATTATCGAATGGTTGGGGAATACGACATTGTCGAGGGGCAAATTTAtctcatacctcaaggcaaggaagatggttagaaaaGGGTATATTTATTATCTAGTTCGTGTACATTACTTGGAAATAGAGGTACTGACTTTTCAGTCAGTGCCAGTAgttaatgaatatccagatgtattcgcagatgaactcccaggtcttcctcctgaatgggagatagagttcactgtaGATGTGTTACTAGATACTCAGCCCATATCTATCCCTCCTTAA